A segment of the Echinicola strongylocentroti genome:
TCTTGGCATTGTCCCAGGCTCCTCCGGCATTGTTCTGAAAAATCCCCATCAGCACTCCGGAGACGGTGATCCCTGCCAAAACTCCGCCCAAAACCTCTGGACCAAAACTGAAGCCCACAATGATAGGCACCACCAATGCGATGGCTCCCGGTGCGATCATCTCACGGATGGAAGCCCTTGTGGAGATTTCCACGCATTTGTCATACTCAGGCTTGGACTTGTATTCCATAATACCGGGAATCTCCTTGAATTGCCTTCTTACCTCATTGACCATGTCCATGGCCGCTCGGCCCACTGCTGCTATCGCCAGGGATGAAAAGATAAACGGTATCATCGCCCCGACAAACAAGCCCGCCAAAACATCTGCCTTATAGATGTCAATGGAGTCTATGCCTGCAATCCCCACATAAGCTGCAAACAAGGCCAATGCCGTTAGCGCCGCAGATGCTATCGCAAATCCCTTTCCAGTGGCCGCCGTGGTATTCCCTACGGCATCCAAGATATCAGTCCGCTCTCTCACTTCCTTGTCACAGCCAGACATTTCTGCTATTCCACCGGCATTGTCTGCTATAGGACCGAAGGCATCGATGGCCAACTGCATTGCGGTCGTGGCCATCATCCCTGCCGCCGCTATGGCCACGCCATACAGTCCAGCACTCAAAAAGGATCCATAAATACCTGCTGCCAACACCAAGATCGGCATTACCGTAGACTCCATTCCCATGGAGAGGCCTCCAATGATATTGGTGGCATGCCCAGTAGAAGATTGCTTGATGATATTATTTACCGGCCTTTTACCCATGGCTGTATAATATTCGGTAATGATACTCATCAGCGCCCCTACCACCAAACCGATCAACACAGCTCCAAAAACGCCCATTTTGGTAAACACGGGTGAGTTGTCCCTTATCATGACCAAATCACCCTCGGGCAACATGAAATCAATCACAAAATAAGACGCCGCCACAGTAAGTAAAATGGATATCCAGTTTCCTTTGTTCAAGGCCGCCTGAACGCTGTCGGTTTCTTTGGAGATTTTTACAAAAAAAGTACCGATAATAGAAAAAACCACGCCCAATCCAGCAATGACCAAGGGCAGCAATACTGGTTCGATCCCACCCATCTGATCATTGGAAACAATCTCTCTTCCCAAGACCATAGAAGCGAGAATAGTAGCCACATAAGAACCGAATAGATCTGCTCCCATGCCGGCAACATCGCCCACATTGTCACCTACGTTATCGGCGATCGTTGCGGGATTACGTACGTCGTCTTCCGGGATGCCTGCTTCTACCTTTCCCACTAAATCAGCCCCTACATCAGCGGCCTTGGTGTAAATCCCACCTCCCACTCGCGCAAACAACGCAATGGACTCTGCCCCCAATGAAAAACCAGCCAATACTTCCAAGGCACGTTCCATATCCAATCCATTGACGTCACCGCCAGCGGATACCACGTAGAGATGGTAAAAAACAATAAATAGGGATCCCATTCCCAACACCGCCAATCCTGCTACTCCCAAACCCATCACGGTACCTCCTGTAAAAGATACTTTCAGCGCCTTGGCCAAACCTGATTTAGCCGCCTGTGTGGTGCGGACATTGGCCTTGGTGGCGATATTCATCCCGATATATCCGGCAAAGGCTGATAAAAAAGCTCCCAAAACGAATGAAGCTGCAATCACGGGGCTGGAATTTTCTACCAGTGTCCCCGACCAAGCCAAAATAATCCCTGCAATGACCACAAAATAAAAAAGTACTTTCCATTCTGCCTTTAAAAATGACATGGCGCCGCGGGCAATATAGCCTGCCAATTCCACCATCTTTTCGTCGCCTGTGGGTTGTTTATTTACCCAAGCGGACTTTACGGCCATCACAATAAGCCCCAATATCCCCAAGAAGGGGACCACGTAAATCATCTTTTCCATAGTATGTATTAGCGGTTTTTTTAAATGTTATATACCTAAACAAATATATTACTATTCAACTACGAAACAACCAGTACATTAATTATGAAAAGAACCCATATGACAATACAAATTTTGAATTGACAGTAAATATGTAAAATATTAACAATTAAACAATTCAGCTTGTTTTAAATTACTAAAACCCAAACCGATGATATGTTTTATTAAAAATCAGGAG
Coding sequences within it:
- a CDS encoding sodium-translocating pyrophosphatase; amino-acid sequence: MEKMIYVVPFLGILGLIVMAVKSAWVNKQPTGDEKMVELAGYIARGAMSFLKAEWKVLFYFVVIAGIILAWSGTLVENSSPVIAASFVLGAFLSAFAGYIGMNIATKANVRTTQAAKSGLAKALKVSFTGGTVMGLGVAGLAVLGMGSLFIVFYHLYVVSAGGDVNGLDMERALEVLAGFSLGAESIALFARVGGGIYTKAADVGADLVGKVEAGIPEDDVRNPATIADNVGDNVGDVAGMGADLFGSYVATILASMVLGREIVSNDQMGGIEPVLLPLVIAGLGVVFSIIGTFFVKISKETDSVQAALNKGNWISILLTVAASYFVIDFMLPEGDLVMIRDNSPVFTKMGVFGAVLIGLVVGALMSIITEYYTAMGKRPVNNIIKQSSTGHATNIIGGLSMGMESTVMPILVLAAGIYGSFLSAGLYGVAIAAAGMMATTAMQLAIDAFGPIADNAGGIAEMSGCDKEVRERTDILDAVGNTTAATGKGFAIASAALTALALFAAYVGIAGIDSIDIYKADVLAGLFVGAMIPFIFSSLAIAAVGRAAMDMVNEVRRQFKEIPGIMEYKSKPEYDKCVEISTRASIREMIAPGAIALVVPIIVGFSFGPEVLGGVLAGITVSGVLMGIFQNNAGGAWDNAKKSFEKGVEIDGKMEYKGSEAHKASVTGDTVGDPFKDTSGPSMNILIKLTSIVSLIIAPHIAEVPSHGMGGNNEDHKEINIESVQEELVLLQQEVEAKEEGKR